A portion of the Zootoca vivipara chromosome 6, rZooViv1.1, whole genome shotgun sequence genome contains these proteins:
- the PGD gene encoding 6-phosphogluconate dehydrogenase, decarboxylating has protein sequence MAQADIALIGLAVMGQNLILNMNDHGFVVCAFNRTVSKVDDFMANEAKGTKVIGAHSLEEMVSKLKKPRKIILLVKAGSAVDDFINKLVPLLSAGDIIIDGGNSEYRDSTRRCKELKEKGILFVGSGVSGGEEGARYGPSLMPGGAKEAWPHIKPIFQSIAAKVGTGEPCCDWVGDEGSGHFVKMVHNGIEYGDMQLICEAYHLMKDVLGMDHDEMAAVFEQWNKTELDSFLIEITANILKYRDADGKHLLPKIRDSAGQKGTGKWTAISALEYGVPVTLIGEAVFARCLSSLKDERVKASKLLSGPNTPKFSGNKAAFLEDIRKALYASKIISYTQGFMLLRQAAKEFGWTLNYGAIALMWRGGCIIRSVFLGKIKEAFDRSPDLQNLLLDNFFKTAVENCQDSWRRAISTGVQIGIPMPCFTTALSFYDGYRHDTLPANLIQAQRDYFGAHTYELLSKPGEFIHTNWTGHGGSVSSSSYNA, from the exons ATGGCCCA AGCAGACATCGCCTTGATTGGACTGGCCGTCATGGGCCAGAACCTCATCCTCAACATGAACGACCACGGCTTCGTG GTCTGTGCATTTAATCGAACGGTATCCAAAGTGGATGACTTCATGGCAAATGAAGCCAAGGGCACTAAAGTCATTGGGGCCCACTCTTTGGAAGAAATGGTCTCCAAGCTGAAGAAACCCCGGAAGATCATCCTGCTTGTCAAGGCTGGGAGCGCTGTGGATGACTTCATCAACAAGCTG GTGCCACTGCTGAGTGCCGGAGACATCATTATTGATGGAGGGAATTCTGAATATAGAGATAGCACA AGGCgttgcaaggagctcaaggagaaGGGCATCTTGTTTGTTGGGAGCGGGGTTAGCGGCGGCGAAGAGGGCGCCAGGTACGGCCCTTCACTTATGCCAGGGGGAGCCAAAGAGGCATG GCCTCACATCAAACCAATATTTCAGAGCATTGCAGCCAAAGTAGGAACTGGGGAACCCTGTTGCGACTGG GTGGGAGACGAGGGGTCTGGGCACTTTGTAAAGATGGTGCACAATGGGATTGAGTATGGAGACATGCAGCTAATCTGCGAAGCCTACCACCTCATGAAGGATGTGCTAGGCATGGACCATGACGAGATGGCTGCG GTGTTTGAGCAGTGGAATAAGACTGAACTGGACTCCTTCTTGATCGAAATCACAGCAAACATATTGAAGTATCGTGATGCTGATGGGAAGCATTTGCTCCCAAAGATCCGGGACAGTGCTGGGCAAAAGGGAACAGGGAAGTGGACGGCTATCTCAGCTTTAGAGTACGGGGTTCCTGTCACTCTAATTG GTGAGGCTGTCTTTGCTCGGTGCCTGTCTTCCCTCAAGGACGAAAGAGTGAAAGCTAGCAAGCTGTTGAGTGGACCCAACACACCTAAGTTTAGTGGGAATAAGGCGGCGTTTCTGGAGGACATCCGCAAA GCCCTGTATGCTTCAAAGATTATTTCCTACACGCAAGGCTTCATGTTACTGAGGCAAGCGGCAAAAGAGTTTGGCTGGACGCTGAATTATGGTGCCATCGCCCTGATGTGGCGGGGAGGATGCATCATCCGAAG TGTGTTCCTGGGGAAAATCAAAGAAGCTTTTGATCGAAGCCCTGATCTCCAGAACCTACTGTTGGACAACTTTTTCAAGACGGCAGTAGAGAATTGCCAG GACTCATGGCGACGTGCCATCAGCACAGGTGTCCAAATTGGCATCCCAATGCCGTGCTTCACCACTGCACTTTCTTTCTATGATGGGTACAGGCATGACACTCTGCCAGCCAACCTGATTCAG